Proteins encoded within one genomic window of Polaribacter sp. NJDZ03:
- a CDS encoding NAD(P)-dependent oxidoreductase, with the protein MKKSISIIGSGPSALLLAAFLDTEKFEVTIYEKNKTAGRKLLVAGKGGFNLTHSEPILDFIERYTPNDILKNALLNFTNDDFRNWLQSIGIPTYIGSSKRIYPEEGIKPITVLNTILNHLKEKEIVFKYEHTFSGWDVESNLIINDKIIHSNYTIFSLGGASWKITGSDGSWLETFQEKGVKTLPFEASNCAFKIDWNLDFIKQNEGNPLKNITLSCADKIQKGEAVITKFGIEGNAIYALSPQIRAQLKSEEKAIVYIDFKPTFSQEEVSHKMVNSNFKNTTQILKKGLKLSPSQIDLLKIHLSKEAYLDAAILSKNIKKFPLDITGLGKLNAAISTVGGIALNAVDTHFQLHKIPNQFCIGEMLNWDAPTGGYLIQGCASSGVYLAKYINKNL; encoded by the coding sequence ATGAAAAAATCAATTTCCATTATTGGCTCCGGACCTTCAGCACTACTTTTAGCGGCATTTTTAGATACTGAAAAGTTTGAGGTTACTATTTATGAAAAAAATAAAACAGCAGGTAGAAAACTTTTGGTTGCCGGAAAAGGTGGTTTTAATTTGACACATTCAGAACCTATTCTAGATTTTATTGAACGTTATACTCCTAATGATATTTTAAAAAATGCTTTATTAAATTTCACCAATGATGATTTTAGAAATTGGCTACAATCCATTGGAATTCCTACCTATATCGGCAGTAGCAAGAGAATTTATCCAGAAGAAGGAATAAAACCAATAACCGTTTTAAATACTATTTTAAATCATTTAAAAGAAAAAGAAATCGTTTTTAAATACGAACACACTTTTTCTGGTTGGGATGTAGAAAGTAATTTAATAATCAATGACAAGATTATTCATTCTAATTACACGATTTTCTCTTTAGGTGGCGCTAGTTGGAAAATTACAGGTTCTGATGGAAGTTGGTTAGAAACATTTCAAGAAAAAGGTGTAAAAACACTACCATTTGAAGCTTCTAACTGTGCTTTTAAAATTGATTGGAATCTAGATTTCATCAAACAAAACGAAGGAAATCCTTTAAAAAATATTACTCTTTCTTGTGCTGATAAAATACAAAAAGGAGAAGCTGTAATTACCAAATTCGGAATCGAAGGAAATGCTATTTACGCCTTGAGTCCGCAGATTAGAGCACAACTAAAATCCGAAGAAAAGGCAATAGTTTACATCGATTTTAAACCTACTTTTTCACAAGAAGAAGTGAGCCATAAAATGGTAAATTCAAACTTTAAAAACACCACACAAATTTTAAAGAAAGGATTGAAATTAAGTCCTTCTCAAATAGATTTACTTAAAATTCATCTTTCTAAAGAAGCATATTTAGATGCAGCAATTTTATCAAAAAACATTAAAAAATTCCCTTTAGATATTACAGGTTTAGGAAAATTAAACGCTGCAATTTCTACCGTTGGCGGAATAGCATTAAACGCTGTAGACACTCATTTTCAGTTACATAAAATTCCGAATCAATTTTGTATTGGAGAAATGCTAAATTGGGATGCTCCAACTGGAGGATATTTAATTCAGGGTTGTGCAAGTTCTGGTGTTTACTTAGCAAAGTATATCAACAAAAATCTTTAA